DNA sequence from the Candidatus Planktophila sulfonica genome:
GGCTAAACCCCTACTTTAGACCACAGCCTGTGGATAACTTTGTGGATAGACCTGGGGGTTTGAAATGGCAGTAGTTGGCGTTGAGCTAACCGAGCTCTGGGATCGAGTCGTCGAGCATGTCTCGGCTGGCGAACCTCAGCATCGCGCATTTTTAGCGATGACTAAGCCCCTAGGTCTTCTACAAAACGAAGGTGGCGCCACCAGTCTCTTGGTCGCAGCGCCCAATGCATTCGCAAAAGATGTTCTCGAATCCCGCCTCCGCACAGTTGTAAATGAAGTGCTCACAAAAGAGCTCGGTGAGAAAGCAAATATCGCAGTGATGGTCGATGAAACTATCGAACTCGCAGATCTGCCGGCACCAACTGTTGCGATTGAAACCACAGCACCACGTCCGGGAACAGGACGTGAAGATGAAAGCGTTCGCAAATCTGACGAACCTTCACAACTCAATGCGCGCTACATCTTCGAAACTTTTGTTATTGGTGCATCAAACCGATTCGCGCATGCTGCTGCAGTTGCAGTCGCTGAAGCGCCAGCAAAGGCATACAACCCGCTCTTCATCTACGGCGAATCTGGTTTGGGTAAGACTCACTTGCTCCACGCAATTGGTGCATATGCAAAAGAGCTATACGGCAATGTCCGCGTGCGTTATGTGTCTTCTGAAGAATTTACCAACGACTTTATTAACTCAATCCGCGACGATAAGGCAACCGCTTTTCAGCGTCGTTATCGCGACCTCGACATCTTGCTCGTCGATGACATTCAATTCTTAGAGAATAAAGAACGTACACAGGAAGAGTTCTTCCACACTTTCAATACGCTCTATAACGCTAATAAACAAATAGTTATTTCATCAGACCGCCCACCTAAGCAGTTAACAACTCTTGAAGATCGTTTACGTTCACGATTCGAGTGGGGTTTGATTACAGATATTCAGCCGCCTGAACTTGAAACCCGTATTGCAATTCTTCGAAAGAAAGCTGCGCAAGATAAATTAAACGCACCCGATGATGTTCTTGAATTTATCGCGTCAAAGATTTCAACCAACATTCGCGAGCTCGAAGGTGCGCTGATTCGCGTTACCGCTTTCGCATCCCTCAATCGCCAGGTTGTTGATATGGGCCTTGCTGAAATTGTTTTGAAGGATTTGATTCCAAATGAAGTTAACTCTGAAATCACTGCGCCAACGATCATGGCTCAGACCGCGGCTTATTACAGCCTGACCATTGATGACCTTTGTGGAACATCTCGTTCACGCGCGCTGGTAAATGCGCGCCAGATTGCGATGTATCTCTGCCGCGAGCTCACTGAACTTTCACTACCGAAGATCGGCCAGACATTTGGCGGCCGCGATCACACCACTGTGATGCATGCCGACCGAAAGATCCGCGAGCTCATGGCTGAGCGCCGCTCGATCTATAACCAGGTCAATGAGTTGACCACCCGCATTAAGCAGCAGACTAAATAGCCTTAGAAAGCGGTTTTGTCCGTTTTCACCCTCTTTACCCCCAGATGGGGATAACCTGTGGATAACTGTGGATATTGGCGCTATTTATGTGGGTAATCGCAGTTGATAAGCACACAAGGAGATCGGAGGGTAGGGATGGCTACGACGCCACACATCTTTACCCACAGCTCGCTCGGCGTTTCCCACAGCACTGCACAGGTAAATCAAGGCTCTGACCAGCGCTTTTACTCGATTTCCACAGCTTTCCGCCGCGGTTACTACTACTACCTTTATATATACAAATCCCGTTTCCAAGCGGACCGCTTCCACATTAGATTTCCACTACTACAAACACCTACATGGATCTGAGGGCTACGGCGTGAAATTTACTGTTGATCAAAATTCTCTAACAGATGGAGTGAATTGGGTTTCTCGAAGCCTCTCCACGCGCCCTATTAAAACTGAGCTCCTCGGAATCAAGATTGATGCAACCGGCGATGAAGTAATCCTTAGCGGTTCAGACCTAGAAACATCTTCTAAAGCAAACTTTAAAGCAGACATCTTTGAAAAAGGCGCAGTGTTAGTTCCTGGAAAGTTGCTTGCGGAAATCTGTCGCTCCCTTCCAAATAAACCAATCACTATTACTTTAGATGGCTCGCGAGTATTAGTGACATCAGGTTCTGCAAAATTTACCCTGCCAACACTTTCACTTTCTGAGTACCCAAATCTTCCTGAACTTCCTGAAACAACTGGAACAGTTGCAAGTGATACTTTCGCAACAGCAGTTGCACAGGTTGCAATCGCTGCAGGGCGCGATGATTCACTACCAACACTTACGGGTGTTCATGTTG
Encoded proteins:
- the dnaA gene encoding chromosomal replication initiator protein DnaA, with the protein product MAVVGVELTELWDRVVEHVSAGEPQHRAFLAMTKPLGLLQNEGGATSLLVAAPNAFAKDVLESRLRTVVNEVLTKELGEKANIAVMVDETIELADLPAPTVAIETTAPRPGTGREDESVRKSDEPSQLNARYIFETFVIGASNRFAHAAAVAVAEAPAKAYNPLFIYGESGLGKTHLLHAIGAYAKELYGNVRVRYVSSEEFTNDFINSIRDDKATAFQRRYRDLDILLVDDIQFLENKERTQEEFFHTFNTLYNANKQIVISSDRPPKQLTTLEDRLRSRFEWGLITDIQPPELETRIAILRKKAAQDKLNAPDDVLEFIASKISTNIRELEGALIRVTAFASLNRQVVDMGLAEIVLKDLIPNEVNSEITAPTIMAQTAAYYSLTIDDLCGTSRSRALVNARQIAMYLCRELTELSLPKIGQTFGGRDHTTVMHADRKIRELMAERRSIYNQVNELTTRIKQQTK